From Gouania willdenowi chromosome 18, fGouWil2.1, whole genome shotgun sequence, one genomic window encodes:
- the LOC114480105 gene encoding zinc finger protein 638-like isoform X1: MSHFYNPYSTDQQSSTQTGNGHSSAQVQSDRQKTSHSNYGSGYRSAPFGLSPNIPSLFALPLPAFMAGQSRPAKEEELKRPADLHSDRAREESLHPPRSYAINPLSQGHRKAVAECSDRPLNWLPTYKSTNEDNASKYYTPAASSIFPGGGESRTSAASSIFSGGCESRFTTNVERKPHEQSISGLGEYEFPVREIASAQPKLSQCKYTSELASNILLHFGLEKEDLEQLISYPEDQITPQNLPFILRQIRQQKTTNPVSAVQTVPYPESKTTTSVSDTDFRGHMKEASHQDYRPRGILKTSKVIDYGHVSQLSAGPGEEVGMASEAHSDGSSTLLMDSSGREAKEMSISLLISPRDQESSVPGLVSPFSFKITSKSLPTKNPPKEFSPPPKQFLQMVKVPFTKPKTDTDSRILPGVSKSLSLKDPEPSQLKSSKPRLSDTPSPSVASGRLGVVLYDSLKDPLKQVSKVPEPKQQQPPVQQKEKKQQPATQRSPTSQVDTSRSVPTPNQMYDYAAITPGMYPHSCSLCDKECFSVKEWINHQNTELHLENCKLLRTRFPEWDGQLLTSLSASDVYARSSTARPLQSRKKSQNSSSRSRSRSYSPRRYRGSGSRRDQERSRYRSRSRSYSPRQSSRRTRRSRTRSRSQSPLYRSTTSRYRSRSRSYERRSSPRRRDDRLSSAKRSRSRERRSSEKSSAEKMSKEGKVVEMTDGKQKTGLTMGEMMEENLLLKRITCVEMKRVFSPEFASSNRRVLHITNLPKYEEGSYTERDVANLLTPFGFQHEDEHLHNIYVIPQKRMAFAVLPTAEMVINIIRASVKDCFKLSGCKLFVKILENKISCPMEFYQSLMMWMNKTTKFNHAKKIIFIKNISPSEARNLREVLKKIGNVMNYVPLLNKAFIEFYWMHEADRLGVWYSLLRQPPQHFIYRLGTPRNNVTAQRPDKAKRALPDLNLRVTDANVPTISFIPLGYSPPFYVTMTTFPFIFPTICPWFNIPSFQDPSALKLLAHYSTIMMTGLPEDGYCQLHVARMVWSLFHQRNIHSLFYRVMVLPLQRRAFIYFNTHESVSEFSQRHMTKPFCIKNKPVNIHFVNADMNPGFTEETMYRQLMKLSNSHVPTLSGLDQRLLLVQVSEVSLKLIQAVMKEVASVGRLAGFLPLGNRICIEMLEPSDRMKVMEAKLGSLTAPHIWKKVIRVDTVQSLHQHQLQSLDVTIDLEEDLHWAGPDQTTQDSNTSPSSSTKPAAANTPTNSGSAHETSKKVEMVERGSLGAANADSDVANSDMERPEGPASSEKCTEGQKLSTETLEGPAPSAECLQGVKASVEHPEGLPAGLKPSKECLEGQTPSEKCFEVPTPSEEQLEGPKPTEKHPEGSTLLKECSEGLASSKEWCEGLTSSEKHLEGSTQSKVHLEGMIPSEKCPEGAAPSEEQLKGLTPSEELPQGPMPTEKLPEGPTLSVGKSECLTRSEEGPTTSKQPKTEIEEFPPMGEDTINAILTAIQQHKQAKRGKVPMGFTADVRFSDRGDLHFDQDTDKFFTLDEVSNDTKDTAKNTQSSNKSDRTTERSRSPLSFQRRMRDSCTTAARDKSGSPERKFHCGRDKSRSPERRSHRGRNKSRSPERRSHHSRNKSWNSEGKSYWDMDNSPTTERRFHRGKDKSQSPERRSHPGKDKSPSNKCKEKSSSTSCNSQPGKGGSSGTESKKRSLNTESRYEQESSFNRSLAALSAVGLMLSAENTAAEPEKETHVKVPKQEEISVTQSLKSEEKQEAEMGSYQNLDLFEQNMEEDKEYQLHGPEEDQSLNGLSFQVLDSIDDEGTADREESDEPQMDTSFQALDSVTEDQSATDHVTEVAVAENVSNETKVSTIAKRPRRGRGRKRERKPKVLAANKDITGQENFEVIDLVENPTETEDPEPRSHAPKDVTPEAELEPIKEEEVYQVIDSVDEQSAPNAKKKQGHRGRPTRRSARGRTSEGESEEKQDETRTISEVTKPDSITNKEGVNKAPCTVLDSAGSETIQKTEKEWRRSTRGNKKEKIISQTASSKEEPKYQVINSVEDDVAPEEEVMVTRATRERRGWPAKRDIPTRGHTAAKECEEDKETSPKAEKTTSYKVIESVEDEGAPDAPPVSGQKRKGGRRRNIKATSKHAISKKAKVEIEKEPNCQIIDSMEEAADEKEISDDPGTAEKSSTPEDDYNKQKITESVCEEDKEQPTYQIVDSVETGQGEEETEDDPVPGIKIPGTIEGSTKGAEEKKLLVRLHKLKVAHFQTLAAVNKEKDDNDDITEERHFIMQDKAGEDEEEVDLGRQEGNKTRDEETQSKKSQSDEPTNTSTMQQIRTAEAEASSQSDKGATASLEEGQCEVKVVSNRRKELMGPEAKRSRSQSPDVPADVTLLTYNPSNPLGQEFVVPKAGFFCNICSIFYVNENTAKEVHCSSRIHFDNLKKYYLKLKTTPSRASSPTSSNVSSDGM; the protein is encoded by the exons ATGTCCCACTTTTACAACCCCTATTCCACTGATCAGCAAAGCTCCACCCAGACGGGTAATGGACATTCCAGCGCACAGGTGCAGAGCGACCGTCAAAAGACATCCCATTCTAACTACGGGTCAGGCTACAGGTCGGCTCCATTTGGACTTTCTCCTAACATCCCCTCACTATTTGCTCTGCCTTTGCCCGCCTTCATGGCTGGCCAGAGTCGGCCAGCCAAAGAGGAAGAACTCAAAAGACCAGCTGATTTACACAGTGACAGAGCCAGGGAGGAGTCGCTGCATCCGCCTCGCTCCTATGCAATAAACCCACTTTCTCAAGGACACAGAAAAGCAGTAGCAGAGTGCTCTGATAGGCCCTTGAACTGGCTCCCGACCTACAAAAGCACCAATGAAGACAATGCTTCCAAGTATTATACACCAGCGGCATCTTCCATCTTCCCTGGCGGTGGAGAAAGCAGGACATCAGCGGCGTCCTCCATCTTCAGTGGCGGCTGTGAAAGCAGGTTTACGACTAATGTTGAAAGGAAGCCACATGAACAATCCATTTCAGGTTTGGGTGAGTACGAGTTTCCAGTGCGAGAAATTGCATCCGCCCAGCCCAAGTTGAGCCAATGCAAGTACACGTCAGAGTTGGCCAGCAATATTCTCCTGCACTTTGGACTAGAAAAAGAGGACTTGGAGCAACTCATCTCATACCCCGAAGACCAGATCACGCCACAGAATCTGCCTTTCATCCTGCGTCAGATCCGTCAACAAAAGACCACAAATCCTGTGAGCGCGGTTCAAACCGTGCCCTACCCCGAATCCAAAACCACCACCAGCGTGAGTGACACGGACTTTAGGGGTCATATGAAAGAGGCGTCCCACCAGGATTACAGGCCACGTGGTATCCTCAAAACCAGTAAAGTCATAGACTATGGACACGTCAGCCAGTTGTCTGCTGGGCCAGGAGAGGAGGTAGGAATGGCCAGTGAAGCACACAGTGATGGTAGTTCCACTCTGCTAATGGATAGCAGTGGTAGAGAGGCGAAAGAGATGAGTATTAGTTTGTTGATTTCCCCCCGTGATCAGGAGAGTTCAGTTCCTGGTCTTGTCTCCCCATTCAGCTTTAAGATAACCTCCAAGTCTCTTCCTACCAAGAATCCACCAAAGGAGTTTTCGCCCCCACCAAAGCAGTTCCTACAGATGGTGAAGGTTCCCTTCACCAAACCCAAAACAGACACAGACTCCAGAATTCTGCCTGGAGTCTCCAAAAGCCTTTCTTTGAAAGATCCAGAGCCAAGTCAGCTGAAGTCGTCCAAACCCCGTTTATCTGACACTCCTAGCCCGAGTGTGGCATCAGGGCGGCTTGGCGTCGTGCTCTACGACAGTCTCAAAGATCCACTGAAGCAGGTGTCAAAGGTTCCTGAACCGAAGCAACAGCAACCGCCGGTACAGCAGAAGGAGAAGAAGCAGCAGCCTGCAACCCAGAGGAGTCCAACGTCCCAAGTCGACACGTCCAGAAGTGTTCCAACTCCAAACCAGATGTACGATTATGCTGCAATCACACCAGGAATGTACCCACATAGCTGTTCTCTCTGTGATAAAGAGTGCTTTAGTGTGAAG GAATGGATCAACCACCAGAACACTGAACTTCACCTTGAGAACTGTAAACTGCTACGAACACG ATTTCCAGAATGGGATGGTCAGCTTCTGACCTCGTTAAG TGCATCGGACGTATATGCCAGATCTTCGACCGCTCGTCCCTTGCAGTCCCgtaaaaaaagccaaaacagcAGCTCTCGCTCCCGTTCGCGATCGTACAGCCCCCGGCGCTATCGTGGCTCTGGGAGTAGGAGGGACCAGGAGAGAAGTCGATACAGGAGCCGTTCACGTTCATACAGCCCTCGACAAAGCTCCAGGAGGACGCGCAG GTCCCGAACACGATCTCGATCCCAGTCTCCTTTGTATCGCTCCACCACCAGCCGTTATCGATCTCGCTCAAGAAGCTACGAGAGACGATCCTCACCAAGAAGACGAGATGACAGACTGTCTTCAGCGAAAAGAAGCCGGAGCCGGGAGCGGCGCTCCTCTGAGAAATCGTCTGCGGAAAAGATGAGTAAAGAAggtaaagtggtggaaatgacAGATGGGAAACAGAAGACAGGACTCACCATGGGCGAGATGATGGAGGAGAATCTGCTGCTGAAGAGAATCA CTTGTGTTGAGATGAAAAGAGTCTTCTCTCCAGAG TTCGCCTCCAGTAACAGGCGCGTGCTGCATATCACCAACTTACCCAAGTATGAGGAGGGCAGCTACACCGAGCGAGACGTGGCCAATCTGCTTACCCCGTTTGGATTCCAGCACGAGGACGAACACCTCCACAACATCTACGTCATCCCCCAGAAACGCATG GCGTTCGCAGTCCTGCCGACGGCTGAGATGGTGATCAACATCATCCGAGCGTCTGTGAAGGACTGCTTCAAACTCTCTGGATGCAAACTGTTCGTGAAAATTCTGGAAAACAAAATCAGCTGCCCG ATGGAGTTTTACCAGAGTCTGATGATGTGGATGAACAAG ACAACCAAATTTAACCACgcaaagaaaattattttcatcaAGAACATATCACCGAGTGAGGCCAGAAACCTGAGGGAGGTCCTCAAGAAGATCGGCAACGTAATGAACTACGTTCCTCTGCTCAACAAG GCCTTTATTGAGTTCTACTGGATGCATGAAGCAGATCGTCTCGGAGTCTGGTACAGTCTTCTTCGTCAGCCTCCTCAGCACTTTATCTACAGGCTGGGCACGCCACGGAACAACGTGACTGCACAGC GGCCCGACAAGGCAAAGAGGGCCCTCCCTGACCTCAACCTGCGAGTGACCGATGCCAACGTTCCAACGATCTCCTTCATTCCTCTGGGATACAGTCCACCATTTTATGTTACCATGACAACGTTTCCCTTCATCTTTCCCACCATTTGTCCGTGGTTCAACATCCCAT CATTTCAGGACCCCTCTGCATTG AAGTTGCTGGCTCATTACTCCACCATCATGATGACGGGTCTCCCTGAGGACGGTTACTGTCAGCTGCACGTGGCGCGGATGGTTTGGAGTCTGTTCCACCAGCGTAACATCCACAGTTTGTTCTACCGTGTGATGGTGCTGCCGCTGCAGAGGAGG gccTTCATCTACTTCAACACCCACGAGTCGGTTTCAGAGTTCTCTCAACGTCACATGACCAAGCCGTTCTGCATCAAAAACAAACCAGTCAACATCCACTTTGTCAATGCTGACATGAACCCGGGATTCACTGAG GAGACCATGTACAGACAACTGATGAAATTGAGCAACTCT CATGTTCCCACGCTGAGCGGTCTGGACCAGCGGCTCCTGCTTGTTCAAGTCTCTGAGGTTTCTCTGAAGCTCATTCAAGCCGTCATGAAGGAGGTGGCCTCTGTGGGACGACTGGCAGGATTCCTGCCGCTGGGCAACAGG ATCTGCATCGAGATGTTGGAGCCCAGCGACAGGATGAAGGTGATGGAGGCGAAGCTTGGATCTCTGACTGCTCCTCACATCTG GAAGAAAGTGATACGAGTGGATAC TGTTCAGAGCCTGCACCAGCATCAGCTCCAATCCCTTGATGTCACAATTGACCTAGAAGAGGATCTGCATTGGGCTGGCCCGGATCAGACCACTCAGGACTCCAACACATCCCCCTCATCTTCAACTAAACCAGCTGCTGCGAACACGCCCACCAACTCTGGCTCTGCTCACGAGACAAGCAAGAAAGTAGAGATGGTTGAACGAGGATCATTGGGAGCGGCCAATGCAGACTCTGATGTTGCCAACTCTGACATGGAGCGTCCTGAAGGTCCAGCTTCATCTGAAAAATGTACTGAAGGTCAGAAATTATCCACGGAAACTCTTGAAGGTCCCGCACCATCCGCGGAGTGTCTTCAAGGTGTTAAAGCATCCGTGGAACATCCTGAAGGCTTACCAGCAGGTTTGAAACCATCCAAGGAATGTCTTGAAGGCCAGACACCAtctgaaaaatgttttgaagtTCCAACACCATCTGAGGAACAGCTTGAAGGTCCGAAACCAACCGAGAAACATCCTGAAGGTTCAACACTATTGAAGGAATGTTCTGAAGGTCTTGCATCATCAAAGGAATGGTGTGAAGGTTTAACATCATCTGAGAAACATTTGGAAGGTTCGACACAATCCAAGGTACATCTGGAAGGTATGATACCGTCCGAGAAATGTCCTGAAGGTGCAGCACCTTCCGAGGAGCAATTGAAGGGTCTGACACCATCTGAAGAACTTCCCCAAGGTCCGATGCCAACCGAGAAACTTCCTGAAGGTCCAACATTATCCGTGGGGAAATCTGAATGTTTGACACGATCTGAAGAAGGTCCGACCACATCTAAGCAGCCCAAGACAGAAATTGAGGAATTTCCTCCGATGGGAGAAGACACAATAAATGCCATTTTAACTGCGATTCAGCAGCACAAACAAGCTAAACGAGGAAAG GTCCCGATGGGTTTTACAGCAGATGTTAGGTTTTCTGACAGAGGTGATTTGCATTTTGACCAAGACACAGACAAGTTTTTCACTCTTGATGAAGTCAGTAATGACACAAAAGACACTGCCAAGAATACACAAAGCTCCAACAAGTCCGACAGAACGACTGAACGGAGCCGCTCACCGTTATCGTTTCAAAGGAGAATGAGAGACTCATGCACTACTGCCGCCAGGGATAAGTCTGGGAGTCCCGAGCGCAAGTTCCATTGCGGTAGAGATAAGTCCCGGAGCCCAGAACGCAGGTCTCATCGGGGCAGAAATAAGTCCCGAAGCCCCGAACGAAGGTCCCATCACAGCAGGAATAAGTCTTGGAACTCCGAAGGCAAGTCATATTGGGACATGGATAATTCTCCGACTACCGAGCGAAGGTTCCATCGCGGAAAGGATAAGTCACAAAGCCCCGAACGCAGGTCCCATCCTGGGAAGGATAAGTCTCCAAGCAACAAATGCAAGGAAAAGTCTTCTAGCACCAGTTGTAATTCACAGCCTGGCAAGGGAGGGTCTTCAGGCACCGAAAGTAAGAAAAGGTCCCTGAACACTGAAAGCAGGTACGAGCAGGAAAGCTCCTTTAACCGGAGCTTAGCTGCACTGTCAGCGGTAGGCCTTATGTTGTCAGCAGAAAATACAGCCGCAGAACCAGAAAAAGAAACACATGTGAAGGTACCAAAACAGGAAGAGATATCAGTGACCCAGAGTCTGAAGAGTGAAGAAAAACAGGAGGCAGAGATGGGAAGTTACCAAAACCTTGATTTATTTGAACAGAATATGGAAGAAGATAAAGAGTATCAGCTACATGGTCCAGAGGAAGACCAAAGTTTGAATGGCCTTAGCTTTCAGGTGTTGGACAGCATTGATGATGAAGGCACGGCAGATCGGGAAGAAAGTGATGAACCACAAATGGACACCTCTTTCCAAGCGCTGGACAGCGTTACAGAAGACCAATCAGCTACAGATCATGTGACTGAGGTGGCAGTGGCTGAAAATGTAAGCAATGAAACCAAAGTGTCCACCATTGCAAAGAGGCCAAGGCGGGGCAGAGGtagaaagagagaaaggaaaCCCAAGGTTCTTGCAGCAAACAAAGACATTACAGGTCAGGAAAATTTTGAGGTCATTGATTTAGTTGAAAATCCAACCGAGACAGAAGATCCTGAACCGAGAAGTCACGCTCCTAAAGATGTGACACCTGAAGCTGAATTAGAACCCATCAAGGAGGAGGAAGTGTACCAAGTAATCGATTCAGTAGATGAGCAGTCTGCGCCCAACGCCAAGAAGAAACAAGGTCATAGAGGGAGACCGACCAGGAGAAGCGCGAGGGGCAGAACTTCTGAAGGAGAATCTGAAGAAAAGCAAGATGAGACTCGAACAATAAGTGAAGTTACAAAACCAGATTCAATAACTAATAAAGAGGGAGTGAACAAGGCTCCTTGCACGGTCTTAGACTCTGCTGGAAGTGAAACAATTCAAAAGACGGAAAAAGAATGGAGAAGATCAACAAGAGGAAACAAGAAGGAAAAAATCATATCACAAACAGCCAGCAGCAAAGAGGAGCCAAAATATCAGGTAATCAACTCGGTGGAGGACGATGTAGCTCCCGAAGAAGAAGTCATGGTAACAAGGGCTACCAGAGAACGAAGGGGGTGGCCGGCCAAGAGAGACATCCCAACACGGGGGCACACCGCTGCCAAAGAGTGTGAAGAAGACAAAGAAACGTCCCCCAAAGCAGAAAAAACTACGTCCTACAAAGTCATCGAATCTGTCGAGGACGAAGGTGCTCCAGACGCTCCTCCAGTGTCCGGACAGAAAAGAAAAGGGGGAAGACgaagaaacatcaaagccacAAGCAAACATGCCATCTCAAAAAAAGCCAAGGTTGAAATTGAAAAAGAaccaaactgtcaaattattgACTCAATGGAGGAGGCGGCTGACGAAAAGGAGATCTCAGATGACCCTGGAACTGCTGAGAAGTCCTCAACTCCTGAAGACGACTACAACAAACAGAAAATCACTGAATCTGTTTGTGAAGAGGACAAGGAACAACCCACGTACCAGATTGTCGACTCTGTAGAAACCGGTCAAGGAGAAGAAGAGACTGAAGATGATCCGGTTCCAGGTATCAAGATACCAGGTACCATTGAAGGTTCTACCAAAGGGGCAGAGGAAAAAAAGTTATTGGTCCGCCTGCACAAGCTTAAAGTTGCtcattttcagactttagcggctgtaaataaagaaaaggacGACAACGATGACATCACAG AGGAACGTCACTTCATAATGCAAGACAAGGCCGGAGAAGACGAAGAGGAAGTGGATCTCG GAAGACAAGAGGGGAATAAGACCAGAGATGAAGAAACACAGTCCAAAAAGAGTCAATCAGATGAGCCCACCAACACCTCCACAATGCAGCAAATCAGAACTGCTGAGGCAGAAGCAAGTAGCCAATCAGACAAGGGTGCCACGGCCTCCTTGGAAGAAGGACAGTGTGAGGTTAAAG TGGTCAGTAATCGCAGGAAGGAGCTGATGGGACCTGAAGCCAAACGATCTCGCTCTCAGTCTCCTGATGTTCCTGCTGATGTCACACTGCTGACGTACAATCCCAGCAATCCTCTGG GTCAGGAGTTTGTGGTTCCTAAGGCTGGATTTTTCTGTAACATTTGCTCCATTTTCTACGTGAACGAGAACACTGCTAAGGAAGTCCACTGCAGCAGCAGAATACACTTTGACAACCtgaag AAATATTACCTGAAGCTCAAGACGACTCCTTCCAGAGCGTCGAGTCCAACCTCATCAAACGTTTCCTCAGACGgaatgtga